The Macadamia integrifolia cultivar HAES 741 unplaced genomic scaffold, SCU_Mint_v3 scaffold164, whole genome shotgun sequence genome includes the window gagagagagagagagagagagagagagacaaagcaCCCCAACAATATGCCCAACATAAGGCGTTAGTCTGATCCGACTAAACTACCCTGAAATGGCCTGACCCTATCCCGAGCTTGGAAATCCCATCCTTTGCCAGGCTCACATACAAAAGAGCCTAGCCCAAGACCCTAAAAAATTTGGGCCAAAACTGAATCCATAGTTAAAATAATATATGTATCTATCTATCTTATCAAGgatatgtttaatttttttttaaaaaaaaaattgcatactAGAAACTGTAAATTTTGTCAATTAGTTTTCAAGCTCAAGaaatttccattaaaaaaaaacacacacacaatttATGTTAAATCAGATAAAGATACCCATATCGACTAGCCAACTATGGTGAATCAGAATATGAGCTTTGTAACTATATGGTAGacaatagagaaaaaaatcacattgtATATTTGATGAGGATATTCATATGTATTGGCAAGAGGCTGCTCCATAGAATAGAATAAGAATAAGGATAAGAAAAATTAATCAAAAATACAACTGGTAGTGGCATACTGGCATACTTTGATAGTTGGAAGATAATTCTTTGTAATTAACCCTTAATAGTTTGTCTGAAGACCCTCATTGACATTCCTAATCAGGTTAAAAAAATTGGAATGCCCGATAAGAATTTGGTTCGGTTCAATCTTGGTTAAACCAGTCAATTTCTTGATGACCTGACTGgttcttgctgaaattttgcTTCCCCACTGGACAGTTCCATGTGTcatctctctcttatttatttattttttttataatgaataGCCAGCTTAAACGCTAAGCTAAGTATATACGGTAGAGGAAGAGAACATACAGATGTTGAGCAATGAAGCGAGAAGCGTCCAGAAACAGGAAATCATAGGGATTGCTGGTGGCCCACCACCACTTGGATGCTGTGATGAATTACAATtgtgagagatagagagagagaatgcttGGGTCCCACTAAGGATGATGAACACCTTCTATGTATCATTAGGTATATTAGTTGAAAGTCATGTGCGGGAAGGAAAGATGAAAGAACAGGAGCCCAGAATTGTCACTAAACAATAACACTATTGAAAACCAGAGAGagaaagtagagagagaaagagtattTTATTGAAGGTTAAGCAGTGACTAATCTGGATTAGTGTTAGTGGAATGTTTGTGATCTTGTGATTCTTCCAAAGCCAAGTATTTAAAGGAATCCCAAACAAAGTTGAGAGACAAAGCTTCCTTTGTCTGAGGAGTTTCAACCTTTCAGTTCACTCAGAGAGATAGATAGTTcctctcttcatcaatcatctCGTTCTTAGATTCTTTACTGTCTCGTTTACAAAACtgaaatttgttttcttcaattccAATCTCTTCTCATACGATTCTGTAGATATCCAGAAACCCCAAATCATCTTTCAATCCAGCGAAAACCCAGTTCTTCAAGCTAtccatttcttcatgaaaaagtgAGACACAGCGAATCAGAAACCcaattttgttattttgttcTCAGAATGCAAGATCCGTCTTCATTTCAACCTCTTAAACCTCATTTCGCGGAGCAAGAACAACTCAAGTGTCCTCGATGTGATTCAACGAACACCAAATTCTGTTATTACAACAATTACAATCTCTCTCAGCCACGCCATTTCTGCAAGAATTGCAGACGGTATTGGACTAAAGGAGGTACTCTTCGGAACATACCGGTTGGCGGTGGAAGTCGCAAGAACTCAAAACGTTCATCGAATCCGAAGCGTTCTTCATCATctacttcttgttcttcttcatcaACATCGGTTTCGTCGGCCCAGAATGTAGTTCCAAAGCCTGAACCGTCCAGTATCTACAGTTCCTCTGTTAACAATATGGATCAGGATCGTCGGATGTTGGATATCACAGGAAGCTTCAGCTCTCTTCTGGCTTCAAATGGTCAATTTGGAAATCTATTGGAGGGTTTGAATCCAAACGCTTCAAGCATTCGAACAGTTCAATTTGGAGAATTTGCAGAGAATTCAAGCTCAGGATCGATTGGGAATCCCACATTAGAGTTGCAAAGCAACAATAACCAGGAGACATTCTTGGGCATTCAAGGTGGTGATTCGAGTTGCTGGAGTGGTGGTAATGGATGGCCTGATCTCGCCATTTACACACCAGGTTCGAGCTTTcaatgaaaaagataaaaatcaaaaatcaaaaccccTCTTTTTCCTTCCCTTTGCTGTGATATTTAGAGATTAATATGAATAACTTTAAGGTGACATTGGTTTGTACTTGGGTGGTGTTTGTTCTTAGGGTAGAAGGAGAGAAAAGTATTATTTccgttttgggtttttttaggAGAATATGAAATGATGTACTTAATATAAAGTTTGATATAATTTACTATTATTAGCATAATTTATACAataatataatagaaaaaaaaaaaaaaaaaaaggatttgagcttattagggtttttttttttttgggttttatctACTTATTGGTCCttgatagatgatgatgtatgACATTCATGAATGTGTTTGCGGATTTGATGTTTTAATATTAAGGCCATTACTTGTTGTTTATTGATTAAATTAAGAGATATGGGCATGTGATGAGATGAAGGGGAAGCTTAAGCCCTTGAAATCCTAATCTTCAAGATCTGATTTGCGTACATTTGCCCATACAAGGATGACAATAAGAAATATCTTTGTCACGCCCCTTTTCTCTTATTCTATATTTCCATGGTTTCATATGAAGGTTCATCCATAAACTAAGGTTTATCATATCAAAATTGTGGAATTTAGTGATGGGATCAGATTtattaacccccccccccacacacattGCATGCATTTCATTCTTCTCAACAACTCAAAAATGTTGTGGAGTTGGTGGCTTTGGTGGATCACCAGCTCCTCCATAATAAATATAAACCTCTCCTTTGCTACTGAAAATAGAGGCATTTGCAATAATGGGTCATTTATTATTGACATTGTATATTGAGTGTCATTCCAATTTTGGGGTAGGCCTATGTTACCTGCCTATTGCCCGAATTTTGTAGGTTGTCTTTGGTGTGCATTCTCGGAATAGATTCTTAGTCTAGAACACATTTTGAagtgagaaaatagagaagttTTGAGTTTCAGAATGTGGTCTATATTTAGAATCTATTCCAACATCCTTAGTATATTGTGGGGCGGGGAAAGGATTCTATTCGAAGGGGCTCTTTTTATCAATGAAATCTCCACATGATgctttttcccttccctttgaaTATAACATAAAGTGATGCAGGGCTATTCCTAGGATTCGCgtttatcttttttttgtttttttttgcccttAGTTTGTATTTGATATGTATTCTCAATATAGATTCTGGGTCTAAAATGCATTCTCAAAgctagttcttctttattttctcactTCCAGAATACGTTGTAGACCCAAAATCTATTCGGAGAATGTTTACTTAGCAATCCTTAGTTTTTCTTGCCCAGTCCAAAACTACAAGTCTCTAATGGAATTTTTCTAGTAAGAAAATCTGCAAATAGTTTTACTTGCCCAGTCCAAAACTACAAGTCTCTAATGGAATTTTAAAtgaattattttcttatttttcaatgaaaaataCTATTTCGCAAACAATGAAAGACCATTCTAGGCTTCTAGCTGAACAACTGCCggtttttcaagatttttaggTCCAACCATTGGCCAACTGGTCGGACCGGCGCAAATGCTGAACAGGCCTCAATGACTCCCAGTATGATTTCAAATACATGGGCATTACAAATTCTCTTCTACAATCATCAAACAAGCCCTAGCAAGCACTAAGCAAGGATCAACTTCTATAGCAAAACCctccttcccccacccccaacttGGGCTTTTAAAGTGGGAATTTCGAGGAATTTTCACTAATCTTAATGTAGTTAGTGTAGCCACATTAGGAATGGACAGGTAGGTTGCTTGGACAAGTCTATTTGTGCTTAGTTGATGTGATCAATATTTAATCCACACCCTTTGTTGGATAAGTGGATGGTCAGTAACCATCCATCACCCTAAAGAAGCTTCTGATGAAGGACCacactaattttttttccaactacATGTGGGGTTGTTTGATACTGGAgaaatttaaattcaatttatGGTTTCTGGGGTCAGAATGGGTTCAGAATTGATCTAATTGGGACATTGAAACAATCCCATGTGCTGTGCTGAGATTAATAGATGGTGGAGAAGGGATGTTATAGAATGACTGCAAAGTGTTCGATGAAAGTTCTGAGAAGGAAGTAGGACTTAACCTTCCATTTATGGGGAAGAAAATGTTGACTAGTACAATGGGAACTCCTCTTATCTCATCATAAACAAGCAACTCTTTAATGGGATATGGAACCACTCAGTAAAGATAAGTGGACCTTCCTTTCTCTGCTACAGAGCTTGGGCAGTTTTTAGTCTATTACTTAATTGTTAGTCTGGCTTGGTTGCCAACTGTGTGAACATAATTCTTATGATAGAAAAGAGGAAGTTTCTTTTCACCCACAGTGAAGAAAATTGAGTACCATCATTATTTTTCTCCCCTATTAAACTTCTACTTCTTGATTCTTAGAGGTGATTTCTTAATGGGGATTTGAAGTGATTCTTTGTTCAAAAGCATGGTTTACGGCAACATTCTTTATGTCTAtcactctcctcccctttcccgaCAGCAAATTCACTTCTTTTCAcaagggaaggagagaaatagaGCACTCCGGGATAAAGTTCTTTTTCCCCTCCTTACATATTACAAGGTCAAGTGTTTTTTGTCCACAAGAGGCCCTTGCACCCATACATAGGGGTTGCACACCCCCAGGCAGGGACATGGTGGCCATTGCACACATAGACATAGGGGCTTCCATATTGCAATTATCCTTAGGATTAAGAAGGAAATGTTCACACTTCAAAATGGTAGTCTCAAAACTAGAATGGCTAAAAAGATTTCtatgaaaggaaaaattgaTATTGATTATGCTTCGAGGAATAAAAATTTCCTTAGTTCCTCTTCTACTTTGGctacatttggtatcatttatggagcttgtttctactttaaaaaaaaaattgataaaacacaaaagccaaaaagagattaaaaatcatttatgtgttttggccaaaaatgatttttggttatttttgcattgaactttaatgagcacgtgcttaaagtcccaatatggAAGGGTAAGGTAgtcatttgttttgtaattagaaatccaagcctctTGCCTCCTCTTCTTCGGTCcaaatggagaaagagagttataagaaagatgggtgaagggaatctcttgaccccttttttttttttttttttttttttttttttattttacacatagagataccaaagtatttctcacaaaaaaccatttttgtcaaataattatcaaactatttttatgttttaataaaaaatggttttcattaataatttgttaaatatgtaaaaaaaaaaaaaatatgataccaAAGAAGCCTTAAGAAGAGGTATCAAATACACATTATAGATTACATAAAATACACTCAAGCTTTATTTGCTCCAATGTAGCCTTcatggggttttttttcttcttcttgttttcttaatttttttgttcttctctttttccgAGAGGTAGTGAGGTTATAGTTGCTTCGTTggttaagaaaggaaaaaaagaaggtaattaCATAGAAGACAATGAACAAAATTTATAGGGATTTGCTTAGTAGTAAATCAAATTTTTAGTTTATGAATAGTATATGGCcctattaaaaaacaaaaaataaaatcggtGAATTTCACATGATTCAGACATAAATGTTAAGTTAATGAAAACTGACTCACTTGGACCTGGTCTagtcatttcttaaacttgggtATTATCCTCATGACTTATGAGTCATGACCatgtttcatattttttacTCAAGTTAAAACTTGTTTTTCCAAACATATGATAGACTACTTAGCCTAAAAATGTTTTCCTAAATttggtaacaaaaaaaaaggtgggggaggggggaacgATTCTGTGAAACATGGGATTTACTATGTCCCCTCACATTAATTTTtgaatcattttttctttctataaaaaataatttaaatatttcaTCTTTTATAAGAGATATCCAGTAACAGCCTTAGCAGCTCAGAAAAcccttattttatgttttttgacTTTAGTCACTTGATCGAGTCCTCCAACCCTACACTCCCCCACGCTAGGTTGCCCCTTAGGCATCCATCTTATGGCCCATGGACCCTCGATAGgttgaacccaaaaaaaaaaaaaaaaaaaaaaaagtttcaaaacaagtaaaaacaagatgtataaaattatatatataataagtaTACTATTTCATTCGAAAAGACTAATACAAAGAGGGTTAATTGAAAACAATTCCCCAATCCAAATTACTTCAAGgctggctctctctctctctctctctctctctctctctctgccaaATAGGCAACGAGGGGAGGAAGGGTAGGAATGATAGATGGCGTGGATAGTGGTGGGGGTGGCGGCCCACGTCTAACTCAAATGGTGAGGTGAGGCTGGTGGGCACATGGGTCCATCATATCGTGATATAGCCATGCTCTACACAATCACTGCAAGCACGCAGTGATGGTGATGGCAAATTCATGACTTGGGGTGCACTGCTTTGCTTATTATTGTATGTTCCTAATCACTAAGACCACCATTACTGGGTTATGGATAAGCTTCGCTCCCATTGCCCCACCCATTCATCATTTGCTTGGGTCCTTTCAT containing:
- the LOC122064379 gene encoding dof zinc finger protein DOF3.1; this encodes MQDPSSFQPLKPHFAEQEQLKCPRCDSTNTKFCYYNNYNLSQPRHFCKNCRRYWTKGGTLRNIPVGGGSRKNSKRSSNPKRSSSSTSCSSSSTSVSSAQNVVPKPEPSSIYSSSVNNMDQDRRMLDITGSFSSLLASNGQFGNLLEGLNPNASSIRTVQFGEFAENSSSGSIGNPTLELQSNNNQETFLGIQGGDSSCWSGGNGWPDLAIYTPGSSFQ